The Opitutus sp. ER46 genome contains a region encoding:
- a CDS encoding tetratricopeptide repeat protein — MAANPQLTHRLNEAIAHHKAGRLERAESIYRQVAAQAPGAALVYDLWGQLAEQQGRSEDAMRLYQQAFRLDGRSAGAATRIAAVYIAQGRLPDAEKILRRLLQAAPDSADGWNVLGFALKLQGRFPDAIACHQKAVTLNPKFVEGWTHFGLTCGLMGRNHEALVRFDRALALRPDYAPARYGRAQSLHKTYRMEAAIAEYDAYLKVEPRNAEAYSYRLFALQNLEGITRQQLFEEHRRYGRLVGTGPRSLPGYDVSPDRRLRLAILSPDLRTHSCAYFLEPLLQQLDPAQFELYLYHDHFSEDDMSARLKKHATVWRNFMGQPHAAVEKVIRADRPDVLVDLAGHIGNMIRLPIFAKRLAPVQITYLGYPDSTGVPAMDYRFTDPVADPEGEADAFATEKLVRFAPTAWTYQPPVEAGPVAPLPMTVGAPVTFGCFNSPTKFTSGLFRAWARILERVPGSRLLLKGRDLEEPQVKEHMNAWMTECGLPLDRIELLPRTAGAAEHLALYSRMDIALDTFPYNGTTTTCEALWMGRPVVAVQGSRHAARVSASLLSAVGHPDWVAPDVEGYVDLAVRLAAQPAEAVAASAGLRADLQRSPLLDHVGQGKRFAAALRACWIERGKSQRAS, encoded by the coding sequence ATGGCAGCAAATCCGCAGCTCACGCACCGGCTGAACGAAGCCATCGCGCACCACAAGGCAGGCCGCCTGGAGCGGGCCGAGTCGATCTACCGGCAGGTGGCCGCGCAGGCGCCCGGCGCGGCCTTGGTTTACGACCTGTGGGGGCAGCTCGCGGAGCAGCAGGGACGCAGTGAAGACGCCATGCGCCTCTATCAGCAGGCATTCCGCCTCGACGGGCGTTCGGCGGGGGCGGCGACGCGCATCGCCGCCGTGTACATCGCGCAGGGACGTCTGCCGGATGCGGAGAAGATCCTCCGCCGTTTGCTCCAGGCTGCGCCGGACAGCGCCGACGGCTGGAACGTGCTTGGGTTCGCGCTGAAGTTGCAGGGTCGCTTTCCCGACGCGATTGCGTGTCACCAGAAAGCGGTGACGCTGAACCCGAAGTTCGTCGAAGGCTGGACGCACTTCGGCCTGACCTGCGGATTGATGGGCCGGAACCACGAGGCGCTCGTGCGCTTTGATCGCGCGCTCGCCCTGCGCCCCGACTATGCGCCGGCGCGCTACGGCCGGGCGCAGTCGCTGCACAAGACGTACCGGATGGAAGCGGCCATCGCGGAGTACGACGCATACCTCAAAGTGGAACCCCGGAACGCGGAGGCGTACAGCTATCGCCTGTTCGCGCTGCAGAACCTGGAAGGCATCACCCGGCAGCAGCTGTTCGAGGAACACCGGCGCTACGGCCGGCTGGTGGGCACGGGACCGCGGTCGCTTCCGGGCTATGATGTTTCTCCGGACCGCCGGTTGCGGCTCGCGATTCTCTCGCCGGACCTGCGCACGCACTCCTGCGCGTACTTTCTCGAGCCGCTGCTGCAGCAGCTCGATCCGGCGCAGTTCGAGCTGTACCTGTACCACGACCATTTTTCCGAGGACGACATGTCGGCGCGGCTGAAGAAGCACGCGACGGTGTGGCGCAATTTCATGGGGCAGCCGCATGCGGCGGTGGAGAAGGTGATCCGGGCCGACCGCCCCGACGTGCTGGTCGATCTCGCGGGGCACATCGGCAACATGATCCGGCTGCCGATCTTCGCGAAACGCCTGGCGCCGGTGCAGATCACCTATCTGGGCTATCCCGATTCGACCGGCGTGCCGGCGATGGACTACAGGTTCACCGATCCGGTCGCGGACCCGGAAGGGGAGGCGGATGCGTTTGCGACGGAGAAACTCGTGCGGTTCGCGCCGACGGCGTGGACGTACCAGCCGCCGGTTGAGGCCGGGCCCGTGGCACCGTTGCCGATGACCGTGGGCGCCCCAGTGACCTTTGGGTGTTTCAACAGTCCGACGAAATTCACCAGTGGGCTGTTCCGCGCCTGGGCGCGGATCCTGGAGCGCGTGCCCGGTTCGCGGCTCCTCTTGAAGGGGCGCGACCTGGAGGAACCGCAGGTGAAGGAGCACATGAACGCGTGGATGACCGAGTGCGGTCTGCCGCTCGACCGGATTGAACTCCTGCCGCGCACGGCAGGGGCCGCGGAGCATTTGGCGCTCTACAGCCGCATGGACATTGCGCTGGACACGTTCCCCTACAACGGAACGACGACGACCTGTGAAGCGCTGTGGATGGGGCGGCCGGTGGTGGCGGTGCAGGGTTCGCGCCACGCGGCGCGGGTGAGCGCCTCGCTGTTGAGCGCCGTGGGACACCCGGATTGGGTGGCGCCCGATGTGGAAGGGTATGTCGACCTGGCGGTCCGTTTGGCGGCGCAGCCGGCGGAAGCCGTCGCGGCGTCTGCGGGGCTGCGCGCTGACCTGCAGCGCTCGCCGTTGCTTGACCACGTGGGGCAGGGGAAGCGCTTCGCCGCCGCCCTCCGTGCCTGTTGGATCGAGCGGGGGAAAAGTCAGCGTGCTTCGTAG
- a CDS encoding tetratricopeptide repeat protein, translating to MTSATALRTAVQELGTAPQLEVVLALRGVREAVAAEFAKLDRRDVNSPAIPIVLEAIHGLAACGALDLPLRAKDERQLAHWQPLGWPGLVASMLVSAAWRWDAAPVFSHVPDWLWGAYAEWLFAAPNTLASDRECALYASHLSRHADELARWVQRHLGAPAVRAAVEAFARQAPLHPLRFARSHVLLPAELQGKILARLHGSFIGPFEPCVRPRAGRRLRVGFVARQWEANADTTAALAQFEHLPGDRFERRLFALQEATTAFGWRCRESADVFRVLPADCAGQAEMLRDAGLDVAVFVGDTTLADSFSRLASIRVAPLQAVENPAGITSGLPESDLCLVPAELAPPRTPSRHSERLGALPTTAFALRRGGDAERVCSRSDLGFPERTVLLVAVLGTTHGTLETLVNFGRILAQVPEAALVLQVVPDNELTPVGFERFCTIVCATLDELHVANDRVSVLAPREAQHEETRGIVRLADLFLTTSGSAVWAAEALAAGVPVVSADPVVSDWLKEARLGELTAHDGPAFVELAASLAADPGWRESVGRQLQRALHVGLACHDTLAASDGFAGVLETAFDQLEALGRSRFRRQPDAVRAGAAEDIASAVTAAQAVLENGGLQGAAEAAMRAVMIRPRDPKLRALCGRALLAEGDASRGVEYLLAAVQQRRHDANLWMTLANGLQEADRVVEALHALHASLRLDPGRPDAWSALVELATKLGEKDLAREACGALAETAPDHPQLAALCQCLGRGREPVNCGSDVGANRLEA from the coding sequence ATGACCAGCGCGACTGCGCTGCGCACCGCCGTCCAGGAGTTGGGAACTGCCCCGCAGCTCGAAGTCGTGCTTGCATTGCGCGGGGTGCGGGAGGCGGTCGCCGCGGAGTTCGCCAAACTTGATCGGCGCGACGTGAATTCGCCGGCGATCCCGATCGTGCTGGAAGCGATCCACGGCTTGGCCGCGTGTGGCGCCCTCGATCTGCCGCTGCGCGCGAAGGACGAGCGTCAGCTGGCGCATTGGCAACCCCTCGGCTGGCCGGGGCTGGTTGCCTCCATGCTGGTGAGCGCCGCGTGGCGCTGGGATGCTGCGCCGGTGTTCTCGCATGTTCCGGACTGGCTCTGGGGCGCGTACGCAGAGTGGCTGTTCGCCGCGCCGAACACGCTGGCGTCGGATCGGGAATGCGCGCTCTACGCGAGCCATCTGAGCCGGCACGCCGACGAACTGGCGCGCTGGGTGCAACGGCACCTTGGCGCGCCCGCGGTGCGCGCGGCAGTCGAGGCGTTCGCGCGCCAGGCTCCGCTGCATCCCTTGCGGTTCGCGCGGTCGCACGTGCTGCTGCCCGCCGAGTTGCAGGGCAAGATTCTCGCCCGGTTGCACGGCAGCTTCATTGGGCCGTTTGAACCGTGCGTCCGCCCGCGGGCCGGGCGTCGGTTGCGCGTCGGCTTTGTGGCGCGACAATGGGAGGCGAACGCGGACACCACGGCGGCGCTGGCCCAGTTCGAGCACCTGCCGGGCGATCGGTTCGAGCGTCGCCTTTTTGCGCTGCAGGAGGCGACGACGGCGTTCGGCTGGCGTTGCCGCGAATCGGCCGACGTGTTTCGCGTCCTGCCGGCCGATTGTGCCGGCCAGGCGGAGATGCTGCGCGACGCCGGGCTCGACGTCGCCGTGTTCGTGGGGGACACCACGCTGGCGGATAGTTTCAGCCGGCTCGCGAGCATCCGGGTTGCCCCCCTGCAGGCGGTGGAGAATCCGGCGGGGATCACGAGCGGCTTGCCGGAGTCCGACCTATGCCTTGTCCCGGCCGAACTGGCGCCCCCACGGACGCCGTCGCGCCATTCGGAGCGGCTTGGGGCGCTGCCGACGACGGCTTTCGCGTTGCGTCGCGGCGGAGACGCCGAGCGGGTCTGCTCCCGCTCCGACCTGGGCTTCCCGGAGCGGACGGTGCTGCTGGTGGCGGTGCTGGGCACGACCCATGGCACGCTGGAGACGCTGGTGAATTTCGGGCGCATTCTCGCGCAGGTCCCGGAAGCGGCCCTCGTGCTGCAGGTGGTGCCGGACAACGAACTCACCCCGGTCGGATTCGAACGCTTCTGTACGATCGTCTGCGCCACCCTCGATGAACTCCACGTGGCCAACGATCGGGTGAGCGTGCTGGCGCCGCGGGAAGCGCAGCACGAGGAAACGCGTGGGATCGTGCGGCTGGCCGACCTCTTCCTGACGACATCGGGCAGCGCGGTCTGGGCCGCGGAAGCGCTGGCGGCCGGCGTCCCGGTGGTCTCGGCCGATCCCGTGGTGTCGGATTGGCTCAAGGAGGCGAGGCTCGGCGAGCTGACGGCCCACGATGGCCCGGCCTTCGTCGAGCTGGCGGCGAGTCTCGCGGCCGATCCCGGCTGGCGGGAGAGCGTTGGCCGGCAACTGCAACGCGCGTTGCACGTCGGGCTCGCATGCCACGACACCCTGGCGGCCTCCGATGGATTTGCCGGCGTGCTGGAGACGGCGTTCGACCAGCTTGAGGCCCTCGGGCGCAGTCGTTTTCGCCGACAGCCCGATGCGGTGCGGGCGGGAGCGGCGGAGGATATCGCGAGCGCGGTGACGGCGGCGCAGGCGGTGCTCGAGAATGGCGGACTGCAGGGAGCGGCCGAGGCCGCGATGCGCGCGGTGATGATCCGGCCGCGGGATCCGAAGCTGCGCGCGCTTTGCGGCCGCGCCTTGCTGGCCGAGGGAGATGCGAGCCGGGGCGTGGAATACCTCCTCGCCGCGGTGCAGCAGCGGCGGCACGATGCGAATCTCTGGATGACGCTGGCGAACGGGCTGCAGGAGGCGGACCGGGTGGTGGAGGCCCTGCATGCGCTGCATGCCTCCTTGCGGCTTGATCCCGGCCGGCCCGACGCATGGAGCGCGCTGGTGGAACTGGCGACGAAGCTGGGCGAGAAGGATCTCGCACGCGAGGCATGTGGCGCCCTGGCCGAGACGGCCCCCGACCATCCCCAACTTGCCGCCCTGTGCCAATGCCTGGGCCGTGGGCGAGAACCGGTAAACTGCGGCAGTGACGTCGGCGCCAACCGCCTTGAGGCTTGA
- a CDS encoding HDOD domain-containing protein: MTSSTSNAPTQLADRAALPPSREALLLAVNMLPASPQVLARLDPMLANVNSSIEGITELLRRDAALTARIIRIANSVAYNPGEPIASIEEALMRVGFAEVYRVAGFAVLAQVSNQHLPLYDITGVQFRENSLLTALTMEQLARHAGIDTRVAYTAGLLRSTGKIALDRSMRSQGRHLEVEPYARGSLPEWEQATFGCTSTEASALVLEGWRFPAAIIEAVRDHTTCGESASFLARLLNLAAGATDRFGHGLAGEYLLWNLAPEKLAAVGFEEATFEEATRSALEAFGPVRSAIA, encoded by the coding sequence ATGACATCTTCGACCTCGAACGCACCCACCCAACTCGCGGACCGCGCGGCCCTGCCGCCCTCGCGCGAAGCGTTGTTGCTGGCGGTCAACATGCTCCCGGCGAGTCCGCAGGTGCTGGCGCGCCTCGATCCGATGCTGGCCAACGTGAACTCGAGCATCGAGGGGATCACCGAGCTGCTGCGCCGCGACGCGGCGCTGACGGCGCGCATCATTCGCATCGCGAACAGCGTCGCGTACAACCCCGGCGAGCCGATTGCCTCCATCGAGGAGGCGCTGATGCGCGTGGGTTTTGCGGAGGTCTACCGCGTCGCCGGCTTCGCCGTGCTCGCGCAGGTTTCGAACCAGCACCTCCCGCTTTACGACATCACCGGCGTGCAGTTCCGCGAAAACTCGCTGCTGACGGCGCTGACGATGGAGCAACTCGCGCGTCATGCGGGTATCGATACGCGCGTGGCCTACACCGCGGGCCTGCTGCGTTCGACCGGAAAAATCGCGCTCGATCGCTCGATGCGCAGCCAGGGCCGGCATCTCGAGGTGGAGCCGTATGCGCGGGGATCTTTGCCGGAATGGGAGCAGGCAACCTTTGGCTGCACCAGCACCGAAGCCTCCGCCCTCGTCCTTGAGGGCTGGCGGTTCCCGGCCGCGATCATCGAGGCGGTCCGCGATCACACCACGTGCGGTGAAAGCGCATCGTTCCTGGCCCGGTTGCTGAACCTCGCGGCCGGGGCGACCGATCGTTTTGGGCATGGGCTCGCGGGCGAGTATCTCCTGTGGAATCTGGCGCCAGAGAAACTGGCGGCCGTTGGGTTTGAGGAGGCCACCTTTGAAGAAGCGACCCGCTCGGCGCTCGAGGCCTTTGGCCCGGTGCGCAGCGCGATCGCTTAG
- a CDS encoding glycosyltransferase has protein sequence MPTVDIVYQATGKHAWCIRDGWTATAQRLGCLNRVFEPRANWGDSDTADDDGLYAYLAAPSSDVMILLGFDWHSQALHTSSRWKERWAAATTTKVLYIHESLDNNCRLFGNDGMKNAALSAVECADVIVCPDPVDAVWLRTRTTKPVFIQPYGVDEGVFSDRVPFNQRKPRPFFRGNTTPYNSQATYSERRTLIEHLSNLRLLDLLPFDHAQPGVDRFVEDYNAHQIAVAFPSLSIVHSTRVFEAMACGCAVVSCRTGRPEQDALFESGKHLLYYSDAAELADGVQRLLRDPGKSAAMAASGRDFVLGGMTLAHRLREILGWCTPSIQTTAQARRRAASHNVKRPIVVDGVMFQLHRSRPFGIARVWQCLLAELAKSSLADRILLLDRDNTAPRIPGLRTRPARQFDFNTYADDPLHLQQICDEENAALFISTYLTWPETTPSALMLHDMIPEVRGLDLNDVQWQAKLKAIDHAFAHFFVSESTRRDFNLLYPQHANRPSYLTRNAVADEFRLRTGSEIDQFRKKHGIQRPYFMLTGSRTTYKNAMLFFRAFQLLEDRTKYAVVCTGRELESYFRPFVAGAEVHSLSLDDQELSTALSGAIALVYPSQYEGFGLPILEAQRSGCPVITCRNSSIPEVAGEAAIFVGESDVAAMKAALVAVQAPDARRRLIASGQENTQRFSWSKTGEVMGAALEELLVLAGKQPAAPGDPISTATRLRSFLQHHTKASEDLLRAILVLNDSFRERRLQDRRSTAALIATVGAQLPPLMAQVTPQLAGADECDGALSLLLGIALQTQQRFPAAMQRYLRAMKRQATYNELFRVQLALRIAELSLTLGQYAAARDTLQRLILSTSPNDAAATALLTRIARAETQGRRGPVAATPR, from the coding sequence ATGCCCACCGTCGACATCGTCTATCAAGCCACCGGAAAGCACGCCTGGTGCATTCGTGACGGTTGGACTGCAACCGCACAACGGCTCGGCTGCCTCAACCGCGTTTTTGAGCCGCGCGCCAACTGGGGCGACTCAGACACAGCCGACGACGACGGGCTGTACGCATACCTCGCCGCCCCGAGCAGTGACGTCATGATCTTGCTCGGCTTCGATTGGCATTCGCAGGCGTTGCACACGTCGTCGCGCTGGAAGGAACGTTGGGCGGCCGCGACAACCACGAAGGTCCTCTACATCCACGAGTCGCTGGACAACAACTGCCGACTCTTCGGCAACGACGGAATGAAGAATGCCGCGCTGTCGGCAGTCGAGTGTGCCGACGTGATCGTCTGCCCGGATCCGGTGGACGCCGTCTGGCTGCGAACAAGAACAACGAAACCTGTCTTCATTCAGCCCTATGGCGTCGACGAAGGCGTCTTCTCGGATCGAGTGCCGTTCAATCAGCGCAAGCCGCGCCCCTTCTTCCGAGGGAACACCACGCCGTACAACTCTCAAGCGACCTACTCAGAACGGCGAACTCTCATCGAACATCTTTCCAACCTTCGGCTGCTCGATCTACTCCCGTTCGACCACGCGCAGCCCGGGGTCGACCGATTTGTTGAGGATTACAACGCGCACCAGATCGCCGTCGCGTTCCCGTCGCTGTCGATTGTTCACTCCACGCGAGTCTTCGAGGCCATGGCCTGCGGGTGTGCGGTTGTCTCCTGCCGGACCGGTCGGCCGGAGCAGGATGCCCTGTTCGAATCCGGCAAACATCTGCTCTATTATAGCGACGCGGCGGAATTAGCCGACGGCGTACAACGGCTGCTGCGCGACCCCGGCAAATCGGCCGCGATGGCGGCGAGCGGTCGCGATTTCGTTCTCGGCGGAATGACGCTCGCCCATCGACTTCGTGAGATTCTCGGCTGGTGTACACCATCAATCCAGACCACCGCGCAAGCCAGGCGCCGGGCAGCGTCCCACAACGTCAAGCGCCCTATCGTCGTCGATGGCGTCATGTTCCAGCTTCATCGGTCCCGCCCTTTTGGGATCGCCCGGGTCTGGCAGTGTCTTTTGGCCGAGCTCGCAAAGTCTTCCCTGGCCGATCGCATTCTCCTGCTCGATCGCGACAACACGGCACCCCGTATCCCCGGCCTGCGCACGCGTCCCGCGCGGCAATTTGATTTCAACACCTACGCAGACGATCCGCTGCACTTGCAGCAGATCTGTGACGAGGAGAATGCCGCGCTGTTTATCTCGACCTATCTGACCTGGCCCGAAACGACGCCATCCGCGCTCATGCTCCATGACATGATTCCCGAGGTGCGGGGCCTCGACCTGAACGACGTGCAGTGGCAGGCAAAGCTAAAAGCGATCGATCACGCATTCGCCCACTTCTTCGTCTCCGAATCCACGCGGCGTGACTTCAATCTCCTTTATCCACAACACGCCAACCGGCCCAGCTACCTGACCCGCAATGCGGTCGCCGACGAGTTCCGGCTGCGAACTGGCTCCGAAATCGATCAGTTCCGCAAGAAGCACGGTATCCAGAGGCCGTACTTCATGCTCACGGGCAGCCGCACCACCTACAAGAACGCCATGCTGTTCTTTCGGGCGTTTCAGTTGCTCGAAGACCGGACCAAATACGCGGTCGTGTGTACGGGCCGCGAGCTGGAATCGTACTTTCGCCCGTTTGTCGCCGGCGCCGAAGTCCACAGCCTGAGCCTCGATGATCAGGAGTTGTCGACCGCCCTGTCCGGAGCCATCGCACTCGTCTACCCCTCACAGTACGAAGGTTTCGGACTTCCTATTCTGGAGGCGCAACGCTCGGGCTGTCCGGTTATCACGTGCCGCAATTCATCGATTCCAGAAGTTGCCGGCGAAGCCGCGATCTTTGTCGGCGAAAGCGACGTCGCTGCGATGAAAGCCGCGCTGGTTGCGGTGCAGGCCCCTGATGCCCGGCGCCGCCTCATCGCCTCCGGACAGGAGAATACACAGCGATTCTCATGGTCAAAGACGGGCGAGGTCATGGGCGCCGCCCTCGAGGAACTACTCGTCCTCGCCGGAAAGCAGCCCGCCGCCCCCGGAGACCCCATCAGCACCGCCACTCGTCTCCGCAGCTTTCTCCAGCATCACACCAAGGCGTCCGAAGATCTCCTCCGCGCGATTCTCGTTCTCAACGACTCATTCCGCGAGCGGCGCCTTCAGGATAGGCGTTCCACCGCTGCACTCATCGCAACAGTCGGAGCCCAACTTCCGCCGTTGATGGCCCAAGTCACCCCGCAACTTGCTGGCGCCGACGAATGCGATGGCGCGCTTTCGCTGCTGTTGGGGATCGCGCTTCAGACCCAGCAGCGATTCCCGGCGGCGATGCAGCGATACCTGCGGGCAATGAAGCGCCAAGCCACCTATAACGAACTGTTTCGCGTCCAGCTCGCGCTGCGCATCGCGGAACTCTCACTCACCTTGGGTCAATACGCGGCCGCCCGCGACACGCTCCAACGGCTCATCCTCAGCACGAGCCCCAATGACGCGGCGGCGACCGCGCTCCTGACGCGCATCGCCCGCGCCGAGACACAAGGACGACGCGGGCCGGTTGCCGCTACGCCGCGGTGA
- a CDS encoding tetratricopeptide repeat protein, which produces MSLVSEHPTQADDASSPLNLVKTAQDALDCYELDPGSAEKREVVQSATRAVAARAAALAKRENAHPLVAATLPLIASLNRSGLHDYALSDADRAMVSDGRKASWPATLAMMTLGSAWQWGEVPGIEATPQWMWAEYTAWLFAAPRGFTKVGDANRYAGFVVRHLEDLARLVERNLGSAAVRAAGTAYLKSASGIPLYFSEGCLRRHAELRGKILKRLLGREVTPFQPLAFSRDGRRLRVGFLNRHFDSQTETYTTLPTFEQLDSERFEVILFALREADTPLATYCKSKVQEYRVLPGDLEGQLSVLRDANLDVLVFGANVTASVHEVTQLALYRIAPLQVANNSSCITTGFPEIDLYVSGSLTEVADAAEQFSERLGLLPGPAHAFNYSADKEEPRATWTRATLGVPDDVVLFATAANYFKIIPEMQHAWARLLAAVPNSRLLVHPFNPNWSSTYPIQRFCAEFDRVLAEHGVATDRLMISTEKFPSRSEVGQLLRIADVYLDTYPFGGAHSLADPLEAGIPVVAWEGTTFRSRMGGSLLRSLDLPELIVTNEADYLRLAGELATDAGRRTALSGRIREKMEASPIFLDTLAASDAFGALITAAFDELLATSPEGFRKEKSIISVSVESDVAAATASAAHLLEVGLGNEAEDQVRRLLGAHPANPELRRLMGRILTNSNRYARAAEYLLEAVQNATPSAAMWQELARALEASGNIDGALTALQTAIKIDPKNAEGWFYLGDIAHRCGHAEMLTDIVKILEQLAPDDPRLPALRVYDPVA; this is translated from the coding sequence GTGTCTCTCGTTTCTGAGCACCCAACCCAAGCGGACGACGCGTCCTCGCCGCTGAATCTCGTCAAGACAGCGCAGGACGCGTTGGACTGCTACGAGTTGGATCCAGGCTCAGCGGAGAAACGCGAGGTGGTGCAGAGCGCCACGCGAGCGGTAGCCGCACGGGCGGCCGCACTCGCCAAGCGTGAGAACGCGCATCCGCTCGTGGCGGCGACGCTGCCGTTGATTGCGAGCCTCAACCGCAGTGGGCTGCACGATTACGCGCTGTCCGATGCAGACCGGGCGATGGTCAGTGACGGCCGGAAGGCCTCTTGGCCGGCGACGCTTGCGATGATGACTCTGGGCTCCGCCTGGCAGTGGGGAGAGGTGCCGGGGATTGAGGCGACACCGCAATGGATGTGGGCCGAATACACGGCGTGGCTGTTTGCTGCGCCCCGAGGCTTTACGAAGGTCGGCGATGCCAACCGCTATGCCGGTTTCGTGGTGAGGCATCTCGAAGATCTGGCCCGGTTGGTGGAGCGGAATCTTGGATCGGCCGCGGTGCGCGCGGCCGGCACTGCCTACCTGAAGAGCGCCTCCGGCATCCCGCTGTACTTCTCGGAGGGTTGCCTGCGACGGCACGCGGAGCTGCGCGGGAAGATTCTGAAGCGGCTGCTCGGCCGTGAAGTCACGCCGTTTCAGCCCCTGGCCTTCAGCCGGGATGGCCGACGGCTGCGCGTGGGTTTCCTCAACCGCCATTTCGATTCGCAGACCGAGACGTACACCACGCTACCAACGTTCGAGCAGCTCGATTCCGAGCGCTTCGAAGTGATCTTGTTCGCGCTGCGCGAGGCCGACACTCCGCTCGCGACCTACTGCAAGAGCAAGGTGCAGGAGTACCGGGTCCTGCCGGGTGATCTCGAGGGTCAGTTGTCGGTGCTGCGCGACGCGAATCTCGACGTGTTGGTGTTTGGCGCCAACGTCACGGCGTCGGTGCATGAGGTCACGCAGTTGGCGCTCTATCGGATCGCGCCGCTCCAAGTCGCGAACAACTCGTCCTGCATCACGACCGGCTTCCCAGAGATCGACCTCTATGTGTCCGGCAGCCTCACGGAAGTTGCCGATGCTGCGGAGCAGTTCTCGGAACGGCTGGGCCTGCTGCCCGGCCCGGCGCACGCCTTCAACTATTCGGCGGACAAGGAAGAGCCTCGGGCGACGTGGACGCGGGCAACCCTCGGCGTGCCGGACGACGTGGTGCTGTTCGCGACCGCGGCCAACTACTTCAAGATCATCCCGGAGATGCAGCACGCCTGGGCGCGCTTGCTCGCGGCGGTGCCGAACTCCCGCCTGCTGGTGCACCCGTTCAACCCGAACTGGTCGTCCACGTATCCGATCCAGCGGTTCTGTGCCGAGTTCGACCGCGTGCTGGCCGAGCACGGCGTCGCGACCGACCGCCTCATGATCTCGACGGAGAAGTTCCCGTCGCGGTCGGAGGTGGGCCAGTTGTTGCGGATCGCTGACGTGTACCTGGATACCTACCCCTTCGGCGGCGCTCACTCGCTCGCCGACCCGCTCGAGGCGGGGATTCCGGTTGTTGCTTGGGAAGGAACCACGTTCCGCTCGCGCATGGGCGGATCGCTGCTGCGATCGCTGGATCTCCCGGAGCTTATCGTGACCAACGAGGCTGACTATCTCCGCCTGGCCGGGGAACTTGCGACCGACGCCGGGCGCCGGACGGCGCTCAGCGGGCGCATCCGCGAGAAGATGGAGGCCTCGCCCATCTTCCTCGATACGCTCGCGGCCAGTGATGCCTTCGGCGCCTTGATCACCGCGGCCTTCGACGAGTTGCTCGCCACGTCGCCGGAAGGCTTCCGCAAGGAGAAGAGCATCATTTCGGTGTCGGTTGAATCCGACGTCGCGGCGGCTACCGCATCGGCGGCCCACCTTTTGGAGGTCGGCCTGGGCAACGAAGCTGAAGACCAAGTGCGGCGCTTGCTCGGAGCACATCCGGCGAACCCGGAACTCCGCCGCCTGATGGGGCGGATCCTCACGAACTCGAATCGTTATGCTCGCGCGGCCGAGTACCTGCTCGAGGCCGTTCAGAATGCCACGCCCTCGGCTGCCATGTGGCAGGAGCTGGCGCGCGCGCTTGAGGCGAGCGGGAATATCGACGGCGCGCTCACGGCGCTGCAGACCGCGATCAAGATCGATCCGAAGAATGCGGAAGGTTGGTTCTATCTCGGCGACATCGCGCACCGCTGCGGGCACGCCGAAATGCTAACGGATATCGTGAAAATCCTGGAGCAACTCGCGCCGGACGATCCGCGACTGCCGGCCCTGCGCGTCTACGACCCCGTCGCGTAA